One window of Streptomyces sp. NBC_00273 genomic DNA carries:
- a CDS encoding LysR family transcriptional regulator: MLDVRQLQVLRSIAQEGSLAAAGRALHYSQPTITHHLAALEAHFNARLVQRGPRGATLTELGEALLPHAEAVLDRLRHAELEVRNLAERGTRTLHIGTFPTAGALLLAPAVKRLHRQGVHISLTEGELPLLLRGLRARELDAALVFSQPGDSLDLDEDFEVHPLLSDPLLLVMPEDHPCASRDEVSLGELRDTAWVGAADPHDPCDRVLAWACGQEGYEPLHVMRTDDYAVVQGLVAAGTGVALVPRLALGQSRPDLVVRPLARPDLAREISVAVLRSTSAGAAQELIEALREQAALIADRWAAA, translated from the coding sequence ATGCTCGACGTCAGGCAGCTCCAGGTGCTCCGCTCCATTGCGCAGGAGGGTTCGCTCGCCGCAGCCGGCCGCGCACTGCACTACAGCCAGCCCACGATCACCCACCACCTCGCCGCCCTGGAAGCCCACTTCAACGCCCGGCTCGTCCAGCGCGGACCGCGCGGCGCCACGCTGACCGAGCTCGGCGAAGCCCTGCTGCCGCACGCCGAAGCCGTGCTCGATCGGCTGCGCCACGCGGAGCTGGAGGTGCGCAACCTCGCCGAGCGCGGCACGCGCACCCTGCACATCGGCACGTTCCCCACGGCGGGCGCCCTGCTGCTGGCCCCCGCGGTCAAGCGCCTCCACCGGCAAGGGGTCCACATCTCGCTCACCGAGGGCGAGCTCCCCCTGTTGCTGCGCGGGTTGCGGGCCAGGGAGCTCGACGCCGCCCTCGTCTTCTCACAGCCGGGCGACAGCCTCGACCTCGACGAGGACTTCGAAGTGCACCCGCTGCTGTCCGACCCGCTGCTCCTGGTCATGCCGGAGGACCACCCCTGCGCATCGCGGGACGAGGTGTCACTCGGGGAACTGCGGGACACCGCGTGGGTGGGCGCCGCCGACCCGCACGACCCCTGCGACCGCGTGCTGGCATGGGCGTGCGGCCAGGAGGGGTACGAGCCCCTGCACGTGATGCGCACCGACGACTACGCGGTGGTCCAGGGCCTCGTCGCCGCGGGGACGGGCGTGGCCCTCGTTCCGCGGCTCGCGCTGGGACAGTCCAGGCCCGACCTGGTGGTCCGCCCCCTGGCCCGACCCGATCTCGCCCGGGAGATCAGCGTCGCCGTACTGCGGTCCACCTCGGCCGGCGCTGCCCAGGAACTGATCGAGGCGCTACGGGAGCAGGCCGCGCTGATCGCGGACCGCTGGGCCGCGGCCTGA
- a CDS encoding TetR/AcrR family transcriptional regulator, whose translation MTVERKPRKDAVRNRAAVFAAADTLFARCGSPEEVTMADIAAAAGVGKATLFRAFGDRGGLIRALYEARLEPIREAVERGPEPLGPATPAARRVPALLDALLCFKLDNRHLALALEGSGADSPYRTEHYEQWHTLLRDLLRLVPGPADTDFPAHALLAATRADLVAYLAGEKGVPREELRAQLAAFTAAVLDARSGREPSAGE comes from the coding sequence ATGACCGTCGAACGCAAGCCGCGCAAGGACGCGGTCCGCAACCGGGCGGCCGTCTTCGCCGCCGCCGACACCCTCTTCGCCCGGTGCGGGAGTCCCGAAGAAGTGACCATGGCCGACATCGCGGCAGCGGCCGGCGTCGGCAAGGCGACGCTCTTCCGCGCCTTCGGTGACCGGGGCGGACTGATCCGCGCGCTCTACGAAGCACGGCTCGAACCCATCAGGGAAGCGGTCGAACGGGGCCCTGAGCCCCTGGGGCCGGCCACACCGGCGGCCAGGCGCGTACCGGCCCTGCTCGACGCCCTCCTGTGCTTCAAACTCGACAACCGCCACCTCGCCCTGGCGTTGGAGGGGAGCGGCGCGGACAGCCCCTACCGGACGGAGCACTACGAGCAGTGGCACACCCTGCTCCGCGACCTGCTGCGGCTCGTCCCCGGTCCGGCCGACACCGACTTCCCCGCCCACGCCCTGCTCGCGGCCACCCGGGCCGACCTGGTCGCGTACCTGGCCGGCGAGAAGGGCGTACCCCGCGAGGAGCTCCGGGCCCAGCTGGCGGCCTTCACCGCCGCGGTCCTCGACGCCCGTTCGGGGCGGGAGCCGTCCGCCGGAGAATGA
- a CDS encoding nuclear transport factor 2 family protein, which translates to MPATTTPPDLYRHSLRLLLDKDIASWVGLWAEHGAMEFPFAPPGWPRRLEGREDIAAYMRDYPDHIDLHDFPDLRIHETTDPGTLVVEMRGVGRLVATGSPFDMTYIAVVTVQDGQFTSYRDYWNPLAVHEPGAAFMTDPTRSSAR; encoded by the coding sequence GTGCCCGCGACCACCACACCCCCGGATCTGTACCGCCACAGCCTCCGCCTGCTCCTGGACAAGGACATCGCCTCCTGGGTCGGCCTGTGGGCCGAGCACGGCGCCATGGAGTTCCCCTTCGCCCCTCCGGGCTGGCCCAGGAGGCTGGAGGGGCGGGAGGACATCGCCGCCTACATGCGCGACTATCCCGATCACATCGACCTGCACGACTTCCCCGACCTGCGGATCCACGAGACCACCGACCCGGGCACCCTCGTGGTCGAGATGCGCGGAGTGGGCCGGCTGGTCGCCACGGGGAGCCCATTCGACATGACCTACATCGCCGTCGTGACCGTCCAGGACGGGCAGTTCACCTCCTACCGCGACTACTGGAACCCCCTTGCCGTCCACGAACCAGGGGCGGCCTTCATGACGGATCCCACGAGGAGCAGCGCCCGATGA
- a CDS encoding NAD(P)H-binding protein: protein MTATAPTARTAPTGTTLVIGATGTTGCRTTAHLVAAGQRVKAGSRRATPLPGADPVRFDWYDPSCFGDAVAGADRVYLVPPVGDPDPAAVMLPFLERARAAGVRRAVLLSSSAITEGGPAVGQVHRALPGLFDEWAVLRPSWFMQNFTGTHAHADGIRADGVIRTAAGTGRVGFVDADDIAAVAARALTDDRAPDTDLVLTGPQALSHDDIAVLLTEVTGRTVVHHQLAYEDMRDRLAAVVPSEFATMLAAMDRSIAEGAEDRTTDTVHRLTGRPPHDFRTVAVRELFGGAAPAGATPPSSAV, encoded by the coding sequence ATGACCGCCACCGCCCCCACCGCCCGCACCGCCCCGACCGGCACCACCCTGGTCATCGGCGCCACCGGCACCACCGGCTGCCGCACCACGGCGCACCTCGTCGCCGCCGGTCAGCGCGTCAAGGCCGGCAGCCGCCGGGCCACGCCGCTCCCGGGCGCCGATCCGGTCCGCTTCGACTGGTACGACCCCTCCTGCTTCGGCGACGCCGTCGCCGGGGCCGACCGCGTCTACCTCGTCCCGCCCGTCGGCGACCCGGACCCGGCAGCGGTCATGCTGCCCTTCCTCGAACGGGCCCGCGCCGCCGGTGTGCGCCGCGCCGTACTGCTGAGCTCCTCGGCGATCACCGAGGGCGGTCCGGCGGTCGGACAGGTGCACCGGGCCCTGCCCGGCCTGTTCGACGAATGGGCGGTACTGCGCCCCTCGTGGTTCATGCAGAACTTCACCGGCACGCACGCCCACGCCGACGGCATCCGCGCCGACGGCGTCATCCGGACCGCGGCCGGAACGGGCCGCGTCGGGTTCGTCGACGCCGACGACATCGCTGCCGTCGCGGCCCGCGCCCTCACCGACGACCGCGCGCCCGACACCGACCTGGTCCTCACCGGGCCGCAGGCACTGAGTCACGACGACATCGCCGTACTCCTCACCGAGGTTACCGGCCGCACGGTGGTGCACCACCAGCTCGCCTACGAGGACATGCGCGACCGCCTGGCCGCGGTCGTGCCGTCGGAGTTCGCCACGATGCTGGCCGCGATGGACCGGTCCATCGCCGAAGGCGCCGAGGACCGCACCACGGACACCGTCCACCGGCTCACCGGCCGCCCGCCGCACGACTTCCGTACGGTCGCCGTACGGGAGCTCTTCGGCGGGGCCGCCCCGGCGGGCGCGACCCCGCCGAGCAGCGCCGTCTAG
- a CDS encoding alpha/beta fold hydrolase — MAERMIEVDGIELCTESFGDPSDPPVLLVMGLGASMLWWEEGFCRMLAAGGRFVIRYDHRDTGRSVTYPPGRPGYTTADLVADAVRVLRAHEVPAAHVVGVSAGGALAQLLALGHAGRVRSLVLISTSCAVPDDRELPPPTEEFVRFVSAADDEELDADAVVEHQVAYARVLAGGRRPFDEAAARDLVRRDVERAHDVGAARNHDALTDGTIAQAPLSSIAVPTLVIHGTADPMFPLRHGQVLAERIPGGRLLALEDAGHGVERADWSTIVAAVLEHTAAGRS; from the coding sequence ATGGCTGAGCGCATGATCGAGGTGGACGGCATCGAGCTGTGCACCGAGTCGTTCGGCGATCCGTCGGATCCGCCCGTCCTGCTCGTCATGGGCCTGGGGGCTTCGATGCTCTGGTGGGAGGAGGGCTTCTGCCGGATGCTCGCCGCGGGCGGGCGCTTCGTGATCCGCTACGACCACCGCGACACCGGCCGGTCGGTCACCTACCCGCCGGGCCGCCCCGGATACACGACCGCGGACCTGGTCGCCGACGCCGTCCGCGTGCTGCGCGCCCATGAGGTCCCGGCCGCGCACGTCGTGGGCGTCTCGGCCGGAGGGGCGCTCGCGCAGCTGCTGGCGCTCGGTCATGCCGGCCGCGTCCGGTCGCTCGTCCTGATCAGCACGTCCTGCGCCGTGCCGGACGACCGTGAGCTACCCCCGCCGACCGAGGAGTTCGTACGGTTCGTCTCGGCAGCCGACGACGAGGAGCTGGATGCCGACGCGGTGGTGGAGCACCAGGTCGCCTACGCACGGGTGCTCGCGGGCGGGCGGCGCCCGTTCGACGAGGCCGCCGCCCGCGACCTGGTCCGCCGCGACGTCGAGCGCGCCCACGATGTCGGCGCGGCCCGCAACCACGACGCGCTCACGGACGGCACGATCGCGCAGGCTCCGCTGTCCTCGATCGCCGTGCCCACGCTGGTGATCCACGGGACCGCCGATCCGATGTTCCCGCTCCGGCACGGCCAGGTGCTCGCGGAACGGATCCCCGGGGGACGGCTGTTGGCCCTGGAGGATGCCGGGCACGGGGTCGAGCGAGCCGATTGGTCGACGATCGTCGCGGCGGTCCTCGAACACACCGCCGCGGGCCGTTCCTAG
- a CDS encoding carboxymuconolactone decarboxylase gives MATRSDAPVLDTLAAMTIDSIEHCSMDEKTLITTRIAALVAMDAPAISYLAHISPAVKADFTVEQLQDVLVAIAPVVGTARVMSAAGHIAQAFGVAIAMLESEAEAMAAAEEESRHKS, from the coding sequence ATGGCCACCAGGTCTGACGCTCCCGTTCTCGACACGCTCGCCGCGATGACCATCGACTCCATCGAACACTGCAGCATGGACGAGAAGACGCTCATCACCACCCGCATCGCCGCCCTCGTCGCCATGGACGCCCCGGCCATCTCCTACTTGGCGCACATCAGCCCCGCGGTCAAGGCCGACTTCACCGTCGAGCAGCTGCAGGACGTGCTCGTCGCGATCGCCCCCGTCGTGGGCACCGCGCGCGTCATGTCGGCCGCGGGCCACATAGCCCAGGCGTTCGGCGTCGCCATAGCCATGCTCGAAAGCGAAGCCGAAGCCATGGCCGCCGCCGAAGAAGAAAGCCGCCACAAGTCCTGA
- a CDS encoding APC family permease, with amino-acid sequence MSAMDVPLPEDRPQGAPTEAAATRTGTSTLTWVTLAMMTTASVASLRAAPTMAVYGLACVFLYLVPAIVFLLPTSLVSAELASGWSGGVYRWVSEGLSKPLGFLAVWCQFAMTIFYYPSLLAFVASTLAYVIDPALASNGVYTAIVIVVLYWTGVWVSAQGTKALSGLASWGLIIGTLIPGSLLVILGIVFLGQGNPSAAPMGPANILPVWTGLASLVLIVNNFLSYSGMEMNAVHVSSLKDPPREFPKTMFLAMGMVLLIFILPALAISWVVPADQLSLTAGVMQAFDAFFSYFHIGWLTPIAAVALVAASLGGMLTWLAGPSKGLLLISRQEGYLPPFLQQLNSHGVQQNILVTQGIVTTVIALMYALIPNVSSVYWIFSVITTQVYLIMYLLMFLAAMRLRKLQPDHPRGYRAPALSLICVVGFLASAAAMIIGFVPSSQFGGGSVWSYVAIVGGGLLLLGVVIPWLCLRMRKPSWRTVAAESTGEVA; translated from the coding sequence TTGAGCGCGATGGATGTTCCCCTTCCGGAGGATCGCCCGCAGGGCGCGCCGACCGAGGCCGCGGCGACCAGGACCGGCACCTCCACCCTCACCTGGGTGACCCTCGCGATGATGACGACGGCCTCCGTCGCCAGCCTCCGCGCGGCGCCCACCATGGCCGTGTACGGCCTGGCCTGCGTGTTCCTCTACCTCGTACCCGCGATCGTGTTCCTGCTGCCGACCTCGCTGGTTTCGGCGGAGCTCGCGTCGGGGTGGTCGGGCGGCGTGTACCGGTGGGTGAGCGAGGGACTGTCGAAGCCGCTCGGGTTCCTCGCCGTGTGGTGCCAGTTCGCCATGACGATCTTCTACTACCCCAGCCTGCTGGCCTTCGTCGCGAGTACGTTGGCGTACGTCATCGATCCGGCCCTGGCCTCCAACGGCGTCTACACGGCCATCGTGATCGTCGTCCTCTACTGGACGGGCGTCTGGGTGTCCGCGCAGGGCACGAAGGCGTTGTCGGGGCTCGCCTCCTGGGGCCTGATCATCGGCACGCTCATCCCGGGCTCCCTGCTGGTGATCCTCGGCATCGTGTTCCTCGGCCAGGGCAACCCGTCCGCGGCCCCGATGGGCCCCGCCAACATCCTCCCCGTCTGGACGGGCCTCGCCAGCCTGGTGCTCATCGTCAACAACTTCCTGAGCTACTCGGGCATGGAGATGAACGCCGTCCACGTCTCGTCGCTGAAGGACCCACCGCGCGAGTTCCCCAAGACGATGTTCCTCGCGATGGGGATGGTGCTGCTGATCTTCATCCTGCCGGCCCTCGCCATCAGCTGGGTGGTCCCGGCCGACCAGCTGTCGCTGACCGCGGGCGTCATGCAGGCCTTCGACGCGTTCTTCTCCTACTTCCACATCGGCTGGCTGACCCCGATCGCCGCGGTGGCCCTGGTGGCCGCCTCCCTGGGCGGGATGCTCACCTGGCTGGCCGGCCCGTCCAAGGGCCTGCTGCTGATCTCGCGTCAAGAGGGCTACCTGCCGCCGTTCCTGCAACAGCTCAACAGCCACGGCGTCCAGCAGAACATCCTCGTCACCCAGGGCATCGTCACCACCGTGATCGCGCTGATGTACGCGCTGATCCCCAACGTGTCCAGCGTCTACTGGATCTTCTCGGTGATCACCACTCAGGTGTACTTGATCATGTACCTGCTGATGTTCCTGGCGGCCATGCGGCTGCGCAAGCTCCAGCCCGACCATCCGCGCGGATACCGCGCCCCGGCCCTGAGCCTGATCTGCGTGGTGGGCTTCCTCGCCTCCGCCGCGGCCATGATCATCGGATTCGTGCCCTCCTCGCAGTTCGGCGGCGGCAGCGTCTGGAGCTACGTCGCCATCGTCGGCGGCGGCCTGCTGCTCCTCGGGGTGGTCATCCCCTGGCTCTGCCTGCGGATGCGCAAGCCCAGCTGGCGCACCGTGGCCGCGGAGTCGACGGGAGAGGTTGCATGA
- a CDS encoding dipeptidase encodes MADPARDMAGADPDARALAERIDALMPRAKSDLAELVAIRSVADPRQFPPEECERAARWVADAFTEAGLIDVRLEETPDGSHAVLGHRPGPEGSPTVLLYCHYDVQPPLGEAAWTSPPFTLTERDGRWYGRGTADCKGNIVMHLTALRALGDTLPVGLKFVAEGSEEQGTGGLEEYVTAHPGEICADALLICDTGNAAVGRPTATTALRGLANVVVTVTTLRGDLHSGMFGGPAPDALAALIQMLSTLRDADGGTRIDGLDCTGTWTGVPYEEEQFRADASVLDGVRLTGSGSVADRLWARPAVTVLGIDCPPVVGSAAAVPAKARARVSLRVPPGTASEAALAALTAHLTAAAPWGARVSVEKEGTGSPFRPATDGPAYRAMGRAMEQAYGRPMEFLGQGGSIPLCNVLAGTCPDAEIILMGVEEPRCLIHAPDESVDPGEIRTMALVEALFLLGYASAR; translated from the coding sequence ATGGCTGACCCCGCCCGCGACATGGCCGGCGCCGACCCCGACGCCCGCGCCCTCGCCGAGCGCATCGACGCGTTGATGCCCCGCGCCAAGTCCGACCTGGCCGAACTGGTCGCCATCCGCTCGGTGGCCGACCCCCGGCAGTTCCCTCCCGAGGAATGCGAGCGGGCCGCCCGGTGGGTGGCCGACGCGTTCACCGAGGCGGGCCTGATCGACGTACGCCTGGAGGAGACCCCCGACGGCAGCCACGCCGTACTCGGCCACCGGCCGGGCCCGGAGGGCTCCCCGACCGTGCTGCTGTACTGCCACTACGACGTGCAGCCCCCGCTCGGCGAAGCCGCCTGGACCTCTCCGCCGTTCACGCTCACCGAGCGCGACGGACGCTGGTACGGACGCGGCACCGCCGACTGCAAGGGCAACATCGTCATGCACCTCACCGCACTACGGGCCCTGGGCGACACGCTGCCCGTGGGGCTGAAGTTCGTCGCCGAAGGGTCCGAGGAGCAGGGCACCGGCGGGCTGGAAGAGTACGTGACCGCGCACCCGGGCGAGATCTGCGCCGACGCGCTCCTCATCTGCGACACCGGCAACGCCGCCGTCGGCCGCCCCACCGCCACCACCGCGCTGCGCGGCCTCGCCAACGTCGTCGTCACCGTCACCACCCTCCGCGGCGACCTGCACTCGGGCATGTTCGGCGGTCCCGCCCCCGACGCCCTGGCGGCCCTGATCCAGATGCTCTCCACGCTGCGCGACGCCGACGGAGGCACCCGCATCGACGGCCTGGACTGCACCGGCACCTGGACCGGGGTGCCGTACGAGGAGGAGCAGTTCCGGGCCGACGCCTCCGTCCTGGACGGGGTCCGCCTCACCGGCTCGGGCTCGGTGGCGGACCGGCTCTGGGCGCGTCCGGCCGTGACGGTGCTCGGGATCGACTGCCCGCCCGTGGTCGGCTCCGCCGCCGCCGTACCGGCGAAGGCACGGGCCCGGGTGAGCCTGCGCGTGCCACCGGGGACGGCCTCCGAAGCCGCGCTGGCCGCCCTCACCGCGCACCTGACGGCCGCCGCGCCCTGGGGTGCCCGCGTCTCGGTCGAGAAGGAGGGCACCGGATCGCCGTTCCGCCCGGCCACCGACGGGCCGGCCTACCGGGCCATGGGACGGGCCATGGAGCAGGCGTACGGCCGCCCGATGGAGTTCCTCGGTCAGGGGGGTTCCATCCCCTTGTGCAACGTACTCGCCGGAACCTGCCCGGATGCGGAGATCATCCTCATGGGGGTGGAGGAGCCCCGCTGCCTGATCCACGCGCCCGACGAGAGCGTCGATCCCGGCGAGATCCGCACCATGGCCCTCGTCGAGGCGCTCTTCCTCCTCGGCTACGCGTCGGCGCGCTGA
- a CDS encoding carotenoid oxygenase family protein, producing the protein MTTTPPYLTGHYTPVAEEVSASGLTVEGTLPPELTGRLLRNGHNPKPGVTPTHWFKGSGMVHGIRLRDGRAEWYRNRWVHTPALDGAPYMTEHGPDLTASVAGTHVIEHGGRLLALCEANLPFELTPDLDTVGAYDFDGKLRTAMTAHPKEDPVTGELHFFASSPFPPFLTYYVSDAKGAITHSAEVPGATAALKHDFAVTRRHVVFVEGNVTFDHTEESGIPYSWSDDQPSRIGVMPRGEDGARHTRWFSIEPGNMLHVANAYEDGQGRIVLEGPTVDREGFQLSWNWWVGAPGRGSEPLAHSYTRRWVLDLTAGTVDEQIIDDLPVEFPTINEDYLGAEHRYQYAVSFPDEKGFGGYGVVKYDRTTGARRVHQIGDARMPSEAVFVPASGTTREDDGYLLTVVSDLKQNASQLLVLDAAGLDRIATVHLPHRVTAGVHGSWIPDTTLEGSAG; encoded by the coding sequence ATGACGACCACCCCGCCGTACCTGACCGGCCACTACACCCCCGTCGCCGAGGAGGTCTCCGCCTCCGGCCTCACCGTCGAGGGCACGCTGCCGCCCGAGCTGACGGGCCGGCTGCTGCGCAACGGGCACAACCCGAAGCCCGGTGTCACCCCCACCCACTGGTTCAAGGGCAGCGGCATGGTCCACGGCATCCGGCTGCGGGACGGGCGCGCCGAGTGGTACCGCAACCGCTGGGTCCACACCCCCGCCCTCGACGGCGCCCCCTACATGACCGAGCACGGCCCCGACCTGACCGCCAGCGTCGCCGGCACCCACGTCATCGAGCACGGCGGCCGCCTCCTCGCCCTGTGCGAGGCCAACCTCCCCTTCGAGCTCACCCCGGACCTCGACACCGTCGGCGCCTACGACTTCGACGGCAAACTGCGCACCGCCATGACCGCGCACCCCAAGGAGGACCCCGTGACCGGGGAACTCCACTTCTTCGCCTCCTCGCCCTTCCCGCCGTTCCTGACCTACTACGTCTCCGACGCGAAGGGCGCGATCACCCACAGCGCCGAGGTACCCGGAGCGACCGCCGCCCTCAAGCACGACTTCGCCGTCACCCGCCGCCACGTCGTCTTCGTCGAGGGCAACGTCACCTTCGACCACACCGAGGAGTCCGGCATCCCCTACAGCTGGAGCGACGACCAGCCCTCCCGGATCGGCGTCATGCCCCGCGGCGAGGACGGCGCCCGCCACACCCGCTGGTTCTCCATCGAGCCCGGCAACATGCTCCACGTCGCCAACGCCTACGAGGACGGCCAGGGCCGCATCGTCCTGGAAGGCCCCACCGTCGACCGCGAGGGTTTCCAACTCTCCTGGAACTGGTGGGTCGGCGCACCCGGACGCGGCAGCGAGCCCCTCGCCCACTCCTACACCCGCCGCTGGGTCCTCGACCTGACCGCCGGCACCGTCGACGAACAGATCATCGACGACCTCCCCGTCGAGTTCCCCACCATCAACGAGGACTACCTCGGCGCCGAACACCGTTACCAGTACGCCGTCTCCTTCCCCGACGAGAAGGGCTTCGGCGGCTACGGCGTCGTCAAGTACGACCGCACCACCGGCGCCCGCCGCGTCCACCAGATCGGCGACGCCCGCATGCCCAGCGAAGCGGTCTTCGTCCCCGCCAGCGGCACCACCCGCGAGGACGACGGCTACCTCCTCACCGTCGTCTCCGACCTCAAGCAGAACGCCTCGCAGCTCCTCGTCCTGGACGCCGCCGGCCTCGATCGCATCGCCACCGTCCACCTCCCCCACCGCGTCACCGCCGGCGTCCACGGCTCCTGGATCCCCGACACCACCCTGGAGGGCTCTGCGGGCTGA
- a CDS encoding SRPBCC family protein has translation MVTIDETAPVIVRLSTVIDAPLTTVWALHTDVAAWPAWNTDIDRTEVDGPLLPGRSFSWLTHGLDITSTVQELDPGKRIVWGGTVQGIVGIHVWAFEESEAGVVVHTEESWSGAPVDAETDELGKALHDSLQGWLAHLKNRAERAA, from the coding sequence ATGGTCACCATCGACGAGACCGCCCCCGTGATCGTCCGCCTGAGCACCGTGATCGACGCGCCGCTCACGACCGTGTGGGCGCTGCACACCGACGTCGCGGCCTGGCCCGCATGGAACACGGACATCGATCGGACGGAGGTCGACGGACCGCTGCTGCCCGGCAGGTCCTTCAGCTGGCTCACCCACGGCCTGGACATCACCTCCACCGTGCAGGAGCTCGATCCCGGGAAGCGGATCGTCTGGGGCGGGACCGTCCAGGGCATCGTCGGCATCCACGTATGGGCCTTCGAAGAGTCCGAAGCCGGTGTCGTCGTCCACACCGAGGAGTCCTGGAGCGGCGCCCCGGTCGACGCCGAGACCGACGAACTCGGCAAGGCCCTCCACGACTCTCTGCAGGGCTGGCTCGCCCACCTCAAGAACCGTGCCGAGCGGGCCGCCTGA
- a CDS encoding MFS transporter gives MNVALTQTGRAAGRAPGPGAVLAALAAAQFTVMLATSIVNVALPQIRAGAGLSDGGTTWVVNAYGLAFGALLLAGGRVADLLGRRRVLVAGLALFALASVAAGLTASAGVLITARAVQGVGAAAIAPAALALVMDRFPPGPGRGRALGVWGAVSGAGAAGGVLLGGALTQAWGWPWIFHSVALGAAAVLAAVVALVPRDASVGAARKDERQGGRQRGRFDLLGTVTVTLALTCLVWGLTTARGAGWTDARVLGSLGAAAVLLAAFCVIERRRPNALVPPRLFTTGRVAAGNLLMALLGSVWIALFFFLPLYQQQVLGAGPLVTGVGQLPLAIAHMIGSALAPRIARAIGATATVTAALLTEAAGLLWLSWMRADGSYLVDVLGPSVLVGLGLSIAFVQLTALAVDGVPRQDTGLAGGLVNTTRQIGGAIGLAALATLAGSITTHTATTQPPLQALTAGYRAAFTASAAVLATTALLALFLTRRTGAPAPAAGTARPATDPGTSPLSPARPNR, from the coding sequence ATGAACGTTGCACTCACGCAGACGGGCCGGGCAGCGGGCCGGGCCCCCGGGCCGGGAGCGGTGCTCGCCGCGCTCGCCGCGGCCCAGTTCACCGTCATGCTCGCCACCTCGATCGTGAACGTGGCGCTGCCGCAGATCCGTGCGGGGGCCGGCCTCTCGGACGGCGGGACCACCTGGGTGGTCAACGCCTACGGCCTGGCGTTCGGGGCACTGCTCCTGGCGGGCGGACGGGTCGCCGATCTGCTCGGCCGCCGCCGGGTGCTGGTCGCCGGGCTCGCGCTGTTCGCGCTGGCTTCGGTGGCGGCGGGACTGACCGCCTCCGCCGGCGTGCTGATCACGGCCCGTGCGGTGCAGGGTGTCGGGGCCGCCGCGATCGCCCCGGCCGCGCTCGCCCTGGTGATGGACCGGTTCCCGCCCGGCCCGGGGCGCGGCAGGGCCCTGGGCGTGTGGGGAGCGGTCTCCGGCGCCGGAGCGGCGGGTGGCGTGCTGCTGGGCGGCGCGCTCACCCAGGCCTGGGGCTGGCCCTGGATCTTCCACTCGGTGGCGCTCGGAGCGGCGGCGGTGCTGGCCGCCGTGGTGGCGCTCGTGCCACGGGACGCGTCGGTGGGGGCCGCACGCAAGGACGAGCGGCAGGGCGGGCGGCAGCGCGGGCGGTTCGACCTGCTAGGCACTGTCACCGTCACCCTCGCCCTGACCTGTCTGGTGTGGGGGCTGACCACCGCCCGCGGCGCCGGATGGACCGACGCCCGGGTGCTGGGTTCTCTCGGCGCCGCCGCCGTGCTGCTCGCGGCCTTCTGCGTGATCGAGCGCCGCCGGCCGAACGCGCTCGTACCCCCCAGGCTGTTCACGACCGGCCGCGTCGCCGCGGGCAACCTGCTGATGGCGCTGCTGGGGTCCGTATGGATCGCCCTGTTCTTCTTCCTGCCGCTCTATCAACAACAGGTCCTCGGAGCAGGCCCCTTGGTCACAGGGGTGGGACAACTCCCGCTCGCCATAGCCCACATGATCGGATCCGCTCTCGCCCCGCGCATCGCCCGGGCCATCGGTGCCACGGCGACCGTCACCGCCGCCCTGCTGACCGAGGCCGCCGGCCTGTTGTGGTTGTCGTGGATGCGGGCGGACGGAAGCTACCTCGTCGACGTCCTCGGACCGAGCGTCCTGGTCGGACTGGGCCTGAGCATCGCCTTCGTCCAACTCACCGCGCTCGCCGTGGACGGCGTACCCCGGCAGGACACCGGACTCGCCGGCGGACTGGTGAACACCACCCGCCAGATCGGCGGCGCAATCGGACTCGCCGCCCTCGCCACCCTGGCCGGCTCCATCACCACCCACACGGCCACCACCCAGCCCCCACTACAAGCACTCACCGCCGGATACCGGGCCGCCTTCACCGCCTCCGCCGCGGTCCTCGCCACCACCGCACTCCTCGCACTGTTCCTCACCCGCCGGACCGGTGCGCCCGCCCCGGCCGCCGGCACCGCCCGCCCGGCCACCGACCCGGGAACCTCCCCGCTCTCCCCCGCCCGGCCGAACCGCTAG